From a region of the Bacteroidales bacterium genome:
- a CDS encoding DUF2520 domain-containing protein — protein sequence MSIVFIGTGNVATNLASVFKKKTNENIHIHGRTERSAKQLAEKLQADCSFDPENLPYNSSLYIISVTDDALSELSENPVLKEKIDNNLVIHTAGSVPVDILKSLSGNYGVFYPLQTFSKYKLIDFKTIPLCLEANTGFNYDKLSKYAFQISEDVRKINSEQRKYIHLAAVFANNFSNRMFAIAENILKEKQIDFDILLPLIKETVEKIKNNSPGKVQTGPAVRNDQKVIDKHSELLNKYEDLQKIYNFVSKNISNNK from the coding sequence ATGTCAATTGTTTTTATCGGAACGGGGAATGTTGCAACAAATTTGGCTTCTGTTTTCAAAAAGAAGACCAATGAAAATATTCATATACACGGCAGAACGGAAAGATCTGCAAAACAATTAGCAGAGAAGTTACAAGCAGATTGTTCGTTTGATCCGGAAAATCTACCTTATAATTCAAGTTTATACATAATTTCAGTAACGGATGATGCATTATCTGAACTGTCGGAGAATCCTGTTTTGAAAGAAAAGATTGATAATAATTTGGTTATTCACACAGCAGGAAGTGTTCCTGTGGATATTTTGAAAAGCTTGTCAGGAAATTACGGAGTGTTTTATCCTTTGCAAACATTTTCAAAATATAAATTGATTGATTTTAAAACTATTCCGTTATGCTTGGAAGCAAATACAGGGTTTAATTATGATAAGTTATCAAAATATGCATTTCAAATAAGTGAAGACGTTCGTAAAATTAATAGTGAACAACGCAAATACATCCATCTGGCGGCAGTTTTTGCCAATAATTTTTCAAATCGAATGTTTGCAATTGCAGAAAATATTTTGAAAGAAAAACAAATTGATTTTGATATTTTATTACCTCTGATTAAAGAGACTGTTGAAAAGATAAAAAATAACAGTCCCGGAAAAGTTCAAACAGGACCTGCTGTAAGAAATGATCAAAAAGTTATAGATAAACATTCAGAACTTTTAAACAAGTATGAAGATCTGCAAAAAATATATAATTTTGTAAGTAAGAATATTTCAAATAATAAATAA
- a CDS encoding T9SS type A sorting domain-containing protein, with amino-acid sequence MKTFILTICILLSAINIYSQEIIYAEVSGDTATIHHDNVERNCCALYRQDYDIEDSYTINIFEVDTGDVCYCMCFFNLSLTINRLPAGNYTVNVYHVELPSMGEDTIYCGNTTFEIINGLLNPLKLSDYQSECFNLTDIEKDKNEVINIYPNPFSEYFKINIRKFQSAKITIYDILGKEVINTVIPDDCTIHTKGLKQGIYLYKVISGNNVFFGKLIKY; translated from the coding sequence ATGAAAACATTTATATTAACAATATGTATTTTACTTTCGGCAATAAATATTTATTCCCAAGAAATCATTTATGCAGAAGTATCCGGAGATACTGCAACAATTCATCATGACAATGTTGAAAGGAATTGTTGTGCCTTATACAGACAGGATTACGACATTGAGGATTCATATACAATAAACATTTTTGAAGTTGACACCGGAGATGTTTGTTATTGTATGTGTTTTTTTAATTTGAGTTTAACAATTAACAGATTGCCTGCCGGAAATTACACAGTAAATGTTTATCATGTCGAACTTCCTTCTATGGGAGAAGATACAATTTATTGCGGTAATACAACATTTGAAATTATTAACGGTTTGTTAAACCCTTTAAAACTTTCTGACTATCAAAGTGAGTGCTTTAATTTAACAGATATTGAAAAGGATAAAAATGAAGTCATTAATATTTATCCTAATCCTTTTTCTGAATATTTTAAAATAAATATCAGAAAATTCCAAAGTGCAAAAATCACAATTTACGACATTTTAGGGAAAGAGGTCATTAATACTGTAATTCCCGATGATTGTACAATTCATACAAAAGGTTTAAAACAGGGCATATATCTGTATAAAGTAATATCAGGGAATAATGTTTTTTTCGGAAAGCTTATAAAATATTAA